The Candidatus Caldatribacterium sp. genome contains the following window.
GTCCCCCGCTCGGTGGTGATGGTGACTTCGCTCCCCTCCTCAAGAATTCGCGTCACCTTCCAGCTGAGCTCGGAAACCTTCTCGTAGTCTGCCGTCATGGCCCCAACAGTCATCATATCTTCGGTTATCCCCGGCATGCTGGCGATGCGGGCTCCTTTTGCGGTAGCCTCCATCCGGGCTCGCGTGTGGGTGAGGCTCATCGTAGTCACAAGGAGGGCCACATCGCAGGCAAGGAACGCTGCCTTCACCTCCTCAGGGGGCTCCTCGGCATGGTGCGACCGAGGCGTCATGACAACCATCGTGCCATCAACCCCAAGCGCATGAAGAGCAAGGAAGAAACTCTCGGCAATCGAGAGCTTCCCTGTATCCGTCACCACAAGCACCCGCTCCCCGGGCTGCACCCCCATGCAGTCCCGGACGGCAATCATCGCTCCCTTCATGAGCGGTGCAAGATGCATCCTGGCACCTCCTTGAGGATTTCCGAGTTTCGCGGCAAGCTCCCGCAGTTCCTCGTCCACCACCTGGCCCCGGTCGATGATGAGCTCTCCATCAAGCCACACCAAGGTGTTGAGGCAGATGCCATCGGAGTGGGACGGGACAGGAATCCCGTTGGGTGGGAGAAGAATGGCGCCGATATTCCCCACACCCCACTCGGTGCATCCCCAGACTCAAAGGTTCTCCCTTTCTTAGGCTCGTACTCGTAGGCCTGGCAAGGGAGCTACTCTAAGAGATTATACCACCACCCTGGCCCAGCCGTGGTTGCCAAAAGCCCCAAAAGGAGTATAATGAGGAAAAAGCAAAAAGTACACCCTTCCGTGGTGCTCCGTTTCGGGGAGAATAGGGAAACCGGTGCGAATCCGGTGCGGACCCGCCGCTGTGAGGGGGAACGAAAGGTGCACAAAGCCACTGGCTGAAAGGCTGGGAAGGCGCACCGAGTAGGTTGCCCCCAAGCCAGAAGACCTGCCACGGAAGCGCCGAAAAGAGGGTGATGGCAAAGCCCTCAGGCATTGCCTGAGGGCTTTTTCATTTTGCGAAAGGAGGAAGGTGCATGGAACGTGCTCGTACCCTCACGTACCGTCTGAGTCTCTCGGCGGCTTTGGTGGCGCTTTGCGTTGTGGGGTCCTTCATCAAAATCCCAAGCCCCACCGGGACGGTGGCCTTAGACTCCCTCCCCGGGTTTTTCAGTGCCTTAGCCTTAGGCTACGGGGAAGGCGCAGCGGTTGCTCTCCTGGGGCATATCCTCACATCCCTCAACGTGGGGTTCCCTTTGGGCTTTCCCATACATCTTCTCATCGCCCTTGAGATGGGCGGCATTGTCCTTCTTTTCCGCTTCGTCTTTAAGCGGCTGGGGATTTTGGCCGCCATTATCTCTGGAATCCTTCTCAACGGCATCCTTGCTCCCCTGGGTCTTGTGCCCCTCTTTGGGTGGGGGTTCTTCTTCGGCATGCTACCTTCCCTCATCATAGGGTCGGCAGTCAACATCGTCCTTGCCGCGATTCTCTTCCGGGTGATTTTCCGAAAATGAGAAGGGACTGCCTTGTGATTCCCTTCGGGGATGAAGAACTCCTTCTGGCCTGCGATTCCCTCGGGGGAATAGGGGAAAAAGAGGGGGACGAGCTCTCCGTCCCCCTCGAGATCTCGGCTCAGTTCACCGCCCGGGTTGCTCTGGCGGAGATTCTCGCTGCCTCCGGTGAACCCCTTGCCCTCTCGGTTACCTTAAGCATCGAGCCATACCCCTGGCTTGATGCGGCAAAAAGGGGTATCCTCCGGGAGCTTCGGGCCATCAGGAGAGAGAACATCCCTCTCCTTTTCTCAAGCGAAAAGAACATTCCAACCCGCGCAACCGGCCTTGGCGTGACGGTTCTTGGGAAGCGACGCAAGAATCCTCCAAAGCCTCAAGAGGGGACCCTTTACGCCCTGGGAGTTCCCTCCTGCGGAGCCACCGTCCTTGAGAACCTGGACTCCATCGCAGATCTCAGGGACATCCTCCACCTTCGGGAACTCCTTCCCGAGGCTCCGACTCTTCCGGTGGGGTCCCGGGGGATTTTCTGCGAAGCCCTCAACTTCATCGAGGGCACCCCCCTTGTTCTTTGCCTGAACCCAGAACCCCCCTTTTCCCTCTACACCTCCTGTGGGCCGGCCACGGTGCTCCTTTTTGCAAGTTCCAGGGGAATTGAAGAGCTCAGGCCTCATTTTGCAAAACCCCTCTGGGTGGTGGGAGAGCTCAGGGCACAAGGACTGCCGAAGCCGTAATCTCCCGCCTTTTGAGTTTCTCAAGGACCGCGTTGGCCTCCTCAAGGGAGTATACCTCAGTTGTTACCTGGAAGCGGTGTTTTCCTGCCAGGGCGAGGAACTCCCGGACGTCCTGGCGGGTGCTGTTGGCGACAGTCTGGATACTCCGCTCCCGGTAGATGAGCTCATAGGGAATCTCCGGAATGGGCGTGGCATAAATCCCTGCGGCAACCACCTTTCCCCCGGGGGCGAGGTACTCGAGGGCTTTGCGGATGAGAAAGCCCGAAGGGGCAAAGACAATGGCTGCCTCAAAAGGTAAAGGAGGGTTATCCTCTGCGCCACCGACAAAGGATGCCCCGAGTTTCCGGGCAAGATCCTGGTGGTGGGGGCTTCTTGTGAACACGAAAACTTCTTGGCCCTCAAAGAGGGCCATCTGGAGCACAAGGTGGGCTGAAGAGCCAAAACCAAAAAGGGCAAGGATGTCCCCTTTCCCTACACCTGAGGCCCTGTAGGCCCGGTACCCGATGACTCCCCCGCAAAGGAGCGGGGCAAGCTCCACCAGCTCATACCCCTGGGGAAGGGGGTAGACGCTGTCCTGATAGGCGAGGAAGTACTCGGCGTACCCCCCGTCGACATCGTACCCCGTGAAGCGGGCTTTCTCGCAGAGGTTTTCTTTTCCTCTCCGGCAGAACGGACACTCCCCGCACACCGAGAAGAGCCAGGGAGTTCCCACAAGGTCTCCTGGGGCGACACTTGTCACGCTTCTCCCCACCTCGACGACTCTTCCCACAATCTGATGCCCCGGGACAAGGGGCAGGCGGTGCGCCGGAAGCTCCCCCTCCACGATGTGGAGGTCGGTATGGCACACCCCGCAAGCCTCAACTTCCACAAGGACCTCATCATCCTTCGGCTCGGGAAGAGGGATATCCCGAAGGAGCAAAGGTGAACCCTGCCTCTCAAGAACCATGGCTTTCACGGCGCATCTCCTCC
Protein-coding sequences here:
- a CDS encoding zinc-dependent alcohol dehydrogenase family protein; translated protein: MKAMVLERQGSPLLLRDIPLPEPKDDEVLVEVEACGVCHTDLHIVEGELPAHRLPLVPGHQIVGRVVEVGRSVTSVAPGDLVGTPWLFSVCGECPFCRRGKENLCEKARFTGYDVDGGYAEYFLAYQDSVYPLPQGYELVELAPLLCGGVIGYRAYRASGVGKGDILALFGFGSSAHLVLQMALFEGQEVFVFTRSPHHQDLARKLGASFVGGAEDNPPLPFEAAIVFAPSGFLIRKALEYLAPGGKVVAAGIYATPIPEIPYELIYRERSIQTVANSTRQDVREFLALAGKHRFQVTTEVYSLEEANAVLEKLKRREITASAVLVP
- a CDS encoding ECF transporter S component, producing the protein MERARTLTYRLSLSAALVALCVVGSFIKIPSPTGTVALDSLPGFFSALALGYGEGAAVALLGHILTSLNVGFPLGFPIHLLIALEMGGIVLLFRFVFKRLGILAAIISGILLNGILAPLGLVPLFGWGFFFGMLPSLIIGSAVNIVLAAILFRVIFRK